One window of the Triticum dicoccoides isolate Atlit2015 ecotype Zavitan chromosome 3B, WEW_v2.0, whole genome shotgun sequence genome contains the following:
- the LOC119279603 gene encoding uncharacterized protein LOC119279603 yields the protein MATDSMPAQGPYRKTFQKLLQQFVAKKFRCGRGDDIATGAYMPVARSARPSAAPSSRPSEARTSHEQWGEGPSTRTTLPRHDSSLPLHRSSSMQLRQGQTSQDHGTGLDSMPEQFLSPNPYAYIGYDAYTQGEGSQPFLSTRGIPMPEETRVPDLNQHQVQWPDSIGEGYAQDTPDVNWGDENTQRGVNTGLRGASHDHGVNTGLRGASHDLGDTVTSLVTEFFGGDVIGPSFIPPESQPYAYNYASGSQQGFATPPPTQDSQTHEAEVEYGRGLRVTRPPNRLSPSGRKERPGGRR from the exons ATGGCTACGGATAGCATGCCGGCCCAGGGCCCATATCGCAAGACATTCCAGAAACTTTTGCAACAATTCGTGGCAAAGAAGTTCAGATGCGGTAGAGGCGACGACATTGCCACTGGAGCATACATGCCGGTAGCGAGGTCAGCCAGACCGAGTGCGGCACCGTCGTCCAGACCGAGCGAGGCGCGTACGAGCCATGAGCAATGGGGGGAGGGTCCGAGTACTAGAACGACATTGCCACGACATGACTCATCTCTGCCACTGCATCGCTCTTCTTCGATGCAGCTTCGTCAGGGGCAAACATCTCAGGACCATGGCACGGGCTTGGATTCGATGCCCGAGCAGTTTCTTTCCCCTAACCCATATGCGTACATAGGATATGATgcatacacccaaggtgagggaTCTCAGCCGTTTCTCTCCACGCGAGGGATCCCCATGCCCGAGGAGACTCGTGTACCAGATTTAAACCAGCACCAAGTACAATGGCCAGACAGTATAGGAGAGGGATATGCTCAG GACACACCTGATGTTAATTGGGGCGATGAGAACACCCAACGCGGCGTCAACACAGGCCTCCGAGGAGCATCACATGATCATGGCGTCAACACAGGCCTCCGgggagcatcacatgatcttggcgacacggttacatcattagttacagagttcttcggaggggatgttattggcccatcttttATCCCCCCGGAGTCACAACCATACGCCTACAATTACGCTTCAGGTTCGCAACAAGGATTCGCGACTCCACCACCTACGCAGGACTCGCAGACACATGAAGCCGAAGTGGAGTACGGCCGCGGTCTTCGTGTGACCCGGCCACCTAATCGCTTGTCGCCTTCCGGTCGTAAGGAAAGGCCAGGTGGTCGTCGTTAA